Proteins from a genomic interval of Phlebotomus papatasi isolate M1 chromosome 3, Ppap_2.1, whole genome shotgun sequence:
- the LOC129807161 gene encoding protein cornichon homolog 4, producing the protein MLPDTLLFAFALLDTGFVLFILVYYVILLSDLECDYLNAQQCCSKLNFWVLPRAGAHIFLVIFLIINGHWWLVLFNFPLVTWIIYEIAKIPSGNMGIYDPTEIHNRGMVRKHLRDCMIYLGFYLIAFFIYLYCMIIAMLKGDPIRRHEEEDIVTEF; encoded by the exons ATGCTTCCGGACACTTTGTTGTTCGCTTTTGCTCTCTTGGACACAGGATTCGTCCTTTTCATTCTCGTTTACTAT GTGATATTGCTCTCTGATCTTGAATGTGACTACCTGAATGCTCAACAGTGCTGCTCAAAGCTCAATTTTTGGGTACTTCCTCGTGCTGGAGCCCACATCTTCCTGGTCATTTTCCTCATTATCAACGGCCACTGGTGGTTGGTCCTCTTCAATTTCCCTCTAGTCACATGGATAATCTATGAAATTGCCAAAATACCCAGCGGTAACATGGGTATTTATGATCCTACGGAAATTCACAACAGAGGTATGGTCAGGAAGCACTTACGCGACTGTATGATTTACCTAGGATTCTATCTCATTGCATTCTTCATCTATCTCTACTG cATGATTATTGCAATGCTAAAAGGAGATCCAATCCGGAGGCATGAAGAAGAGGATATAGTCACGGAATTTTGA